The genomic DNA GATATGAAATGATAGCAATATTGGTGGCATTGAAAAACGTGGTCAAAGAGCTAAATATTCATGTTTCATGAAGATTTCCAAATTTCAATGTTTTCTAGGTTCAAATTAATCGTCAATAGGAACACAAAAAGTGGTTTTAGGTAGTTGGTGGATGACTTAGTGGATGCTCTATTGACCGAGATAGGGTTCCACACTCCATATGAATGTTAGGTGAACTCGATCGACCATGCTCTATCTTAAGTGGGTGATTTTACCAAATCTAAGCATATTTGACTTGATTTGACTAGCAATAAATGCAGGTAATGATGCATCGGTTGATTAAGATTCAGTCTCAATCAACTGTTCctcatatcaattattttgtGGCTATTTTGGAATCTTTCGGTCAACCGAGCCTTGATCCCGATTAACTGAACTTCGGGCAAACCGGCTTAACTACCAACCTATTTAAAGCCCTAAACACTAAAGAAAGTCACAACTTCCGTTCTTCTTTCGTCCAAAAGTTGAGAGGCCCGATTTTAAAGTAAGAAACACTTGATTTTAGTGACAGAAGAGACATCCTAGTGAGAGATGGAAGGAATAATCAAAGGGGAAGGCTTGGAGAAGAAGCCTACAAGAGGTAAATTTGTACAACCATTTTGACCTCCATTTTCGTTATGTTGTAATTTTGTGTAGTTACGTTTTGATGATGTTGAAATGTTAAGAAATTTGTTGATATTGGAGTGTTGTTTATGTTCTTGAAAGTTTTATAAAGAGATTAGGGTTTTGTAAGGTTGATAATATTAAAACCTAGGTGTAAGCTTAATTTTGTGTATAACTTTCATTGTGCTTGGAAGTAAGAGTGTGGAAAATGGAGTTTTTGAAAAACTAGTGTTTGTAtggtgtttgaattttttttgagtgGTTATGGTGACTTTAAAGTGTTGTTTTGATGGTTTTTAGGTAGGGTAGTCATACGACAGGGCTACAACCTCCCATCTAGCTCCCGTAGCTCCAGACCTGACCACCCTAATGGCCTAGCTGATCTAGAAGTTTGGATGACTTAAAGCGACTCTAAAAACCCACATCACCACCTTCAAGGAGGAGCAGGGTCGATGGGTGAGTGATCGGCGTACCTTGGCCCACCTAAACGAGGAAGTGGATAAGATCAAGAAGAAGCTGAAAATCGACGGAGGGGATGTGGAATCCGCCTTCAGCAAAACCCCTGACCCAACAAATCTAGACAGGAGCACATAGTTACCATGTTTTGCTCTTActtgaaatttcttttatttttttgttattttaatgtATTTTGCTATACTATTAAGTCCTCCCTCGAGGTGGCAATTTTGATGTGATTGAATGTTTCTTTTcatgttattttatatttccctATACTGTTAAGTCCACCCTCGTGGTGGTAATTTTGATGTCATCGAGTGTTTcttttcatgttatttcaatttcCGCATGCTTGGAAAGTCTTTTAAatcttttcattcaaaaacaagttttactaattttaaatgattattctactaaaattgaaatttcaaggacgaaatttttataagagtGGGAGAATGTGATACCCCAAAAGATTAAAACCCAATCACGAcctgttagtatttttgttggcttaatttggttccaaaatgcagaggctactgtccaTGGGCTCTAACACTAATGTAGAAtcctcagaatccaatctccactaTTGACAATGAGGATTCACGTGTCATGAATATCCCTACAAAGTTTCAACTTAATCGGATCACAAACGCTAATCGATTAGagttgttgatcaaggctggacagcatttccaaatTGCTATTTCCCCCTCTGTAGTGGGTGTATGGACAGGCTACTAGGATGTCCGGAAACCAATTCAAGCAAGCCTGATTTTGCTTGCTCGCAAGGCCCCTATCTGGATAGCAAGCTCCCTCGTCCTGACAGCCTGTAAGTTTTATGtacaaaacatttgttttatgTGGGctgtctagggttttgtagatgttataaatacatctttatagaagagagaggcacgaattttagAACCCTAGAGTTCGTAAGAGGTTGTGCTTGAATGATCAATTGTTGTGAGCCTTATTATTCCTTGTAGAGgattttgtgttagtttcatTGTGCTTAATTGAAGACTATCGGAAATGTTCAATataggagaatcacgttgaagaaaaTTGTTAGTGAGGAGACGAATtagaggcttgtcgatcttacagagtcaaggtcttgcaaagggttgtaagtgttcctagtgtttgtaatctctgaataattttttgatagtgatttcctgagtttCTCTGCTTTGAAAAGGTTTACTTTTAtagtattttctaaaaagtttccccttcatcaccaaaatatctgtgtctgtgTGATTTactgttttatatattttagtgattgaattatttattgcttcatattattaattccgcttaaattgtgataaacaagtttttttggAGTCGTTaagtgtttttcaattggtTTCAAAGCTGGTTCACTCCATGAAGGATTAAACTCCTGAGTGTAAATCCTTAACTTCTTTTTGCCATGAATACCTCTCagtttagtttcattaattctgATGATGAGATTGATGTTCAACAGTTGtataatgattttaaagtaGTGTTCAAAGCCTAGAACAAGGTTTCCAGTAAACTTGAAGATGCTATGCATGATAAAGAGTCTTTGGCTAatgaattgtctgaatcacatgtctTAATTGACTCTTTGAAATTTGAGAAAGAATCTTTGGCGAATgatttgtctaaatcacatatcttgattgattctttgaaatctgaGATTTCTGTGCTTGTTGAAAAGTTTTTATCACTTGAGAATGAATTGAATGTTTCTAAGGAACTCTCACGAAATTCCTCTAGTGATAATATGAAAAGCTTTCTTTGTATTGAAGAATCTATTTCTAACAAGCCtagtatgattgttgataatgctGGTGCATCTACTTTACATGCTTCTAATGAGTTTTCGAATGTTGAGCCTACGAATGTTAAAGaagccaaggctaattttttCAAGACTCCTTCAGTTAAACAAACTCAAGGTAAGTTTGTTTctacatgccaccattgtgggattgtTGGCCACATTAGACAAAACTGTTGGAAATTCAAAGCTACTCTGACTATCCATGGTAAgaaaggtaaaaaaatttatattgagCATCATGCATCTTACCTTAAGCCTAAAGTCATGCATCCTCTTAGAAAATTACCTTCTAAAAGGTTTGTGCCCACTTAtcatcattgtggaaaggtTGGTTTTATTCGACCAAagtattttgatttgaaatcccataagcataaaagtgaaaattcctattataggaaagaaagtgagggtttggtcataatgatgagagaagtgatatctaggctagataagtttgagcaaagtcataagtctagacttAAGATTTCTTaagtgtgggttaggaaggatgataccattcatcCCTTGAGTGGGAGTGGTggtgatctcaccttatgttaggtaaGTCACCTACATGCCTatgattgattttcttgcatatctttgcatatcctagcgcatgctgtttttctttttacattgcatttttgttttatttgttttgcaattgtctcttgtttgtgtgcatttcttttgtgaaaatttttaaaaagacaaaaatatttttctttggttctttttttttttttttttttttttttgtcttatgcacctagatagtccattaatttctcatgttgctttcataGATTTACTTCCTTgagtcttggaatgttcttaatatgcatgagataaaaTTTGTTCATTGGACTTGTtcttgtggttacctaaagactgagcttatgtggtacattttgcctatgctttatttattgtgcacatttaagcttaaattgaggttttgcttaactttatttgtgaggtttgtTACGTAACCATATGGGGTTTTTGAGTagtcatattttttcaaattgaccatatgctagttgaacctaaggcttataaattcatgctttctcttttgtgatcaGCATTAacagtttaaggacactttctcatagagaaaaagaaacaaaataatgaaacaaataaaatcaaaaaatcatattccaaaaggaatttatttcactgtgtcaaacttgtgtaatttgttttacaaagagaaatgtataggatgagagtggctaggccctagtatgataaggtttgacttttgatttgatatacacatcaaaacctcatggtggtgaatctttctcttcattttgtaagttgataatttttctctttgaatggCTTACACTGAAGTTGTACACACatcacacaagcatgggttgaatgtaacatttttctttgcttgggttaagcaatatgagtttcttacCATTTTTAGTcccatgtatattttgcatatttggagcatgtttgggatattcattgtaaaatacatgagtcattgatgtgcgTATCTTGTGTGctcatttgacttttgaaggGGAGaatcctttcttcttttttttttttttctccaatttcttgttgataaatgagtcatacattgagggggagtttgtgTTGATGTGCCTCCATGATCCGCATTAAACTTCATGCCTTTTTCGTTtatatgtgatcatgagtttttcttgtgttattcatgttccacatatgccttgatgtatctTGTGAAGTATTTAAGGAAACGTGAAGATCTTTTATCATTCTATGACAAAAAGGGTGAGTAAAGATGAAGAGATGATGGGATGTCTCGGCATaatggttttgtcaccgaattgccaaagggaaagtttgttagtatttttgttggcttaattcggttccaaaatacAGAGGCTACTgtccacgggctcaaacactgatatagaatgcttagaatcCAATCTCTATCGTTGACAATGAAGATTCACATGTCATGAATATCCTTACAAAGTtgcagctcaatcggaccacaaacgctaATTGATCGGAGCTTTTGATCAAGGCCggacaacatttccaaaatgctaTTTTCCCCTCTGCAATGGATGTCCGGACACCAATTCCAGCAAGCCTTTTTGGCTTACTTGCAAGGCCCTTGTCCGGACAGCGAGCTCCTCTATTTGGACAGCTTGTAAGTTTTACGTACAAAAAGTATGTTTTatgtgggcccaggtctagggttttgtagatgTTATAAATACATCTTTATGGAAGAGAGAGGCACAAATTTTAGAACCTTAGAGTTCGtgagaggctgtgcttgagtgatcaATTTCTGTGAGCGTTATTATTCCTCGTAGAGgattttgtgttagtttcatTGTACTTAATTGAAGTCAATTGGAAAGGtctggtaaaggagaatcacattgaagaagattaTGAGCGAGGAGACGAGTTAAAGgtttgtcgatcttacagagtcaaggtcttgaaAAGGGTTGTAAGTGGTCATAGTATCtataatctctggataatcttttgataatgatttcctgggtttagctgctctagagaggttttacttttaaagcattttctaaaaggttttctcttcgtcagcaaaatatatatgtctgtatgatttattattttatatattttggtgattgaattgtttattgcttcatattattaattctgcttaaattgtgataaacaagtttttttttggagtcGTTAAGCGTTTTTCACGACCAATaaggaaaacaaacatttttataATGCAACTATTTCTTACAACTATCTTAAAAACCCTTTTTATTTGAAGAAgacaatcaaaaatatttttagcttaTGGCCAAATGTTCGATGGAGGACCACTGAACGTTCAATGTTAACCCTAGTGTGAATGTTCGGGGAGGGATCATACTGAACGTTCAATTTGCAACCCTAAAATCATTGAGTAATAATACACCAAACGTTCGAGCATAGTACTAAACATTCAGTGATAAtctgaaaagtaattttaaccgATTCTCTACCTTGTCCAGCATCTAGGCTACCccacccctataaataccccaacTTCTACCCTTTAGCCCCCCTCCTTTACTTCCACACCCCACTAACCATAAAcctagaagagagagagagggattctagagagagagaaggaggtcTTGAGGCTTTTTGACCTCATTAAGGTAAGCCCTCTTTATCAAgttaattttcattttgttcatataatttttatacttCTTGCAAGGTTTTCCCATACGATTAAGCTTGTGATATGACTCTCCTTAAAAAGCAATAGGTTTTTAAAATGCTTTAAAACGCTCATTGATTTCATAAAACGACATGTTGTTATGCCTTAATATGTTTGTATGAATCCATTAAGGGCCTAGGATGAGATTTGTTACGTAATGGTTTGAACATAAGAGCCTTGCATGAACCTTTGCATTTTGACCAAACGTTCTATATACTCTGATCGAACGTTCGACCTTGAGTCTGAACGTTCGACCATAGGCCAAAACATTCGACAAATGTCTAGAATGagtaaaattagggttttatgaCCTTTTCGCTAGTTGCTTCTCAATTAGGGCCCTACGTGTTTGTAATCGTTTCTCTAGTACTACGCATAACAATGAACcatgtttcgttatagcaggtACTTAGAATGTCGGAGGATTTGAGCAAGTGTACGAGATAAATAAAAACGTGAGATATGTTAGTTGAATGAGCATGTGTATGTTATGAGCATAATTACTTTTCACGACTGGGTAAATGCCATAATAACTATTATTAAGATGAAttgtatgatatggtacactAGTACGTACGGTATAATGGctatgagcttactatataaaATTGATTATATGGTCAAATGTGAGTGTTATATGGATTTTGGATCGAATGGTTGTTTTGTAATCGGCGcagccatgtttgattggcgggtcactacaagacgtacatTATTAATAGAGTGGGCCACCTGAGGTTAGACTCGGTCGAGCTGCTTGTTTTATGCACTGTAGCGTACAATAGTGGGGGCACTTACATTGTATTACAAGTTCCTCGAAACAGCGCCAACATTGCTGATAATGGTTAATATCTCGTGTACACTATGTataatagttatgacctattaaAGCTTATATGCGATTGTCATTAGGATTACACATACACATTTCTGAAATCAAAACTATgcttttatggtgtaataacagaGGCAATACCTCATTTGCTTACCAGAAAATACATGTTGATTTCTACATATAAATAAGAGCTCATTCCATACTCGACTTTgtgtttacttactaagtcttagacttacgaTTTGTGGTTTGTCAGATTATCTGTTTTAAGAGAACTTTATATGGAGGGAAGTCAGGAGCCTGTCTTACATATACCAGGTTTGACTGATATGATTGTTTTCGATTAGAAGCTCCAAGTCTATAATGAATGGTAATACGTGCATGCCTTATATTTCTTTTAGATATCTTAAATCTGTCATTTTCACCGTTTGCTTACATTTATTATGAGTATTTTAGATAGACGGATCCCTTCAGTTAGTTTCTAGTTAACTTAACTTGAAAAATTGTCAATAACCCTACCAAAATGGTCAAGGCTAGTTTGAGGGCGCTACATTGTGTTCTTCCATTGTAACTTGATATTATAATTCCTACAACTATATCCTCTCATGCCATTCAATTGTACTCAAAAGAGAAcaagtatttatttttcttaattatgattatcaaaataaaattctataaacaagaaaattttggacaataaatgaagaaaaattcccccataattaagaataatattataGGATTACCAAAAAGAGAACCAAATTTAGTAAAAAGTGTGGAAATAAATATCAATTCTTTAAATACTTTGAGAGATGGAGGCAAAGCCATATCACCGAATGTAAAATGTCTTAGTTGAAGATCTATTTGCCAAGTATTAGTCACAATGTCACATGATACATCCTACAAACGATCttgtttttaattgtaaaatgtATATGCTTTATTTGTCTTATAAATCtatgattttagtttttttttttttaattttttttttttttttttagttttgacaGTATGACATTGTTTATGGGAAGAAACCGAGGAAGTAGTAATAactttgttataattttttagctttactttaaatttatatattacaCCAAGAAATTTGACTTGCTAATGTTGTCATTTCCAAAACATTTGTGTGGAGAAACTTGCAGCATTAAATATTACGTTACAAATTATGTTGTCAAGCACATGTGCCGTCCAAACTAGTGGAGGTAAAAAATTATCAGAACATTTGCTACAATCCCTGTTCAAGTTCATAGTACTGAAATGACTTTTTAACCCTTCTTTATTGTGTGCTATGGCAGCTGTCTCCTGTCTGTCTACTTTTTACCATTGTTGGCATAGGTTCTCAAAGATGGAGATTGAGTAAGACcattgggagaaactattgtaTTTTGGTTGCCATTCTTCTGCTGCATTCTTCTTCTTGCTATGTAACCCCTGATCCATGGGGTCACATCCTCATTAATTTTGATCATGATGAAAAATATGACGCGGTAGACCACTATCATGCTAAAGATCACACTCAGATCCACCCATTTTGATCTGTGCACATCAatctggaaaacattttccaagaTGTACTCTCCCGGGATCTTCAAAGTACTCGGTGGTTGGTTGTCGAACATCAAGCCCTTGAGATCATTCTGGTATTGTCCCTGTAAAGTTTTCATTGTTTAAATTAGTCACTGACGATTTTAGCGGTACAATTAAATCACCGTTTATCTTAAGAGTTTAAGCAAATAGGAAAAGACAACCCTTCATGTATTAGGCCAAGTGAAATATTTCATTGAAGGTGAATGACAAAGGCATGGTTTGAACTCAGGACCTTGTGCCAGAGCAAAAAGTCATGAGTTTGAACATTGTCCTTGTCATACATTGTTTAAATTAGTTACTTACCGTTTTAGCGGTAAAATTAAATCACcgtttatcttaaaagtttaagcaaaTAGGAAGAGACGACTCTTCATGTATTAGGCCAAGTGAAATATTTCATTAAAGGTGAATGACGAAGATATGGTTTGAACTCAGGACCTTGTGCCAGAGCAAAAAGTCATAAGTTTGAACATTGTCTTTGTtattcacctctcatttcacgtgttgggccttgCTGATTAAATGGGAGTTTAAGCCCATGTCTTTTCCTATTGACTTAAACTTCTTAGATAAGTGTTGTTTTAACGTCATCAACCAGATGATTATGGTAATCATTTTACCTGCAGAGCCCAGAAATGGAAGCTGATGTATGACATGGGGTAGCGCCACACAGGCTTGGGGATGTCGTTTGGAAGTCTGAAGTATCCAGACACAAGCATGAATATGCCCTGACATGTGAAGAATACCACAATGTTAATTTAGAGTATGAATCATGTTCTGACATGTTTTTTTAAGCTGTTTGCATTGGTGCATTTCCTTCCCAGTAAggtgatgtgacagtaaaaatcagtttttattgtaaaaaaacggtttatttctttttataacgTCATTCcagtcgtataacagtctattacattacatttctctttttcatatAGATATTTATATATGCTTTGCAATCCAATATGTAGGAAGAAGATGCAAACCTGAATCCCAGCCCCTATGATGATACCCATGAGGAAATTAGGGACAATACTGGCTATGGCCATCATCAAGCTCTCAACAACAGCGACACTGGCGTAAAGGCAAAGAACAAAGAATATATAATGTTCAAATCCTGGGTGGAGGCGGACCATGAAGTAACAAACGGTTCCAGAGAGGAAAGTTATGAGAATAAGGAATGGCATTGCAGAGAGTGTGTTGCCGACGACAAATGCAGTCACACCATAATGGCCATTTAGCCTCTCTCTCTGAAAGACCTGCACATATCAGCAGAgttgaaaatcaaatcattagatTCTGCCATCTAAGTGTTTGATTGTTTGACTAGGTGAATGGGATGATCATTAAACTTACCTTCATATCTTCTACAAACGAAGGAAATCCCCCAATTGACATGAATGTTACAAAACCAAACACAAAAGATGCACATGATCCCCTTGCCTGCCTCATATCaagtaaaacaagaaaataaatcttAGTAAACGATGGTTCCAACTTCAACACCAACGGACTTCTTCTTATTTAACAATAGCCTATGGCAAGCTCAAGTACTCTCAATTTCTTGATAATGTGATAAGTCATTTGGCCCTGGTGCCTCATGAAACATCAGTTCTAAAGTTTGACTCCCATTTGGGGCCAAGCCTGCATGCGAAAACTCGATCTTTACCCGACCCATATAGAGAGAGCATTTTGCACGGTGTCTCGGGGGTCTAGTTGGGAAGAAGCCCTGgttatccaaaataaaaaatagcgaaaagggaaagagaaagaagtaATAACATTACCAGAATTGAATTGTAACCAGTCCCAATATCCAAATAGATGGTCCCAATGCAGATAGTGACAACAATGTAAATTACAAGCCTAAGCCAGTAATACCCGAAGTCCCTTGACATGTTGATGAATGAACGCTTGGTCAAGGTGAAGGCTTGCATGAAGAAACTAGCCTGACTACCTCCTGCATCAAGCACAGTTCCTTTCTGCATGCAACATACGCCAAAGAAATCTCCATTGTTACCGCAATGATTATTACAACAAATGCATGCCCACCAAAGTAATGAGaataatcaatcaatcaatcagaTGAAAAACTTACGACTTTGGATATCTCATCAACTTTTTCTCTCGCTGCATAGCAGAAGTGAGACGTACGGTAGAAGTCAATAAGGGTTCGAATAGCTTCAGCTGTGGTAATCTTCTCTAGTGGATCATCACTTGCCTCAAACTGAGAAGAGAcggccaatatatatatcaaagccACAAATTAGCTAAGGAAGAAAACTACGAAATATAAAATGCAGCCTTGAATTCATAACCCATTAATCCAATATTGATCAATTTAAAGTCCGTCTGGCCTTGCGATTTTGCAGgccaaaaatgtgatttttaaacaaaattgcaaaaagtgTATGGTTTGGAAGtacatttataaaaaaattgccaaTTGCGAGTTGAAAACGTATAAAAATAGCAACCTTCCACCCAACTCCGCACCTACAATCTCATCAATTTTACCACTATGGCTACACTTTTTCTAGCCTCCGCCACTTGCACATTGGGTGCCCCACAAGCTAAGAGGACAAATGTGTAATTTATAAcatgagaaatgttacacatacTCTCAAGTGCCCACTTCCAAGTATTTATTCCATCTGACAgtgaaaattactattaaatgctatgagcttgtttgggattttacagtttcaataagtgcgattttaaaaattacgtttttgaaatcgctactttttaaaatcgcaaaggcatttggtaaaacatgttaaaaaatattcttttatcaaatatttgttatgcaaaattgtGATCTTAGTTTAAATTTgcgctttttcaaataaatccCCCTTgcctgcttataaaaatcgcaatcccaaaggCAACCTACACTATATGtactttcatttattattttgtctaatagtaattttcattAGGAGTGAACACTTGGAAGTATAATTCAAAGCAGATCGAAGAAGGAAAATTTAAAGGTCGTACCTGCAACTTCATGGATCCTTTTAGAGTGGCCTTAACTTTATCGAAGTCAGAATTGATGCATCTGAGAAAATGATCAGATGGGTTCCTCAAAGCAGGGCAGGGGAACCCAGCTTGTGCAAAGAACTGCAAAAacaaccctatatatataagaccTCCATTTTCTACGAAatcaaatgcaaaataaaaagaaatattgctTCTCACCTCGTATGCTTCGGAAGCCTGGCCAAAAAATACAGTTTTGCCCCCAGAAAGCAAGTACAATTGATCAAACAGTTCAAACACTTCACTGCTTGGCTGGTGAATGGAGGCTATCACTGTCCTCCCATCTCTTGACAGACCACGTAAAGTTTGTGTAACAAAGAAGGCCGAGGCACTGCAACAAAAATCCAAGCACTTTAGAGAAGGACAAATTATGTGAAGAATGGCAATGCAGGGGCAACGAGGATGGGTTAGACATGGATGAAAATCTTTGATTTGATGATGGACAATTTTGTGTCTAGTGATGTGGCGGGACTGGCATCGAGCAAGGGGAATAGATGGAGAATTAATTTGGCAATATTTGATGATTGTCAGGCAATGATTATGTGAAGAAAGTACATGTGGCACCACgtgattggatttttttttaaacatgtgGCAAACGACCCACTAATGGAATGTCAAAAAGTACAAGGACTAATTGTTCACTTGTGGAAAAATACTGATCTAATACAAACTAAAAGCACAAGGACCACTTTTGaatttaaccccaaagtttTTGGCAATCATATAAGATATATACTAATTACTACAAAAGTGAAGTCACAATTTACGCAtgattaaaatagtatttttggAACATcatattgagaaagaaaatagaagataCCAAGAAGTTAAATTTAtagatattataattaatttaggcTAAGACCAAGCACCCGAGGCTTAATTATCGAGTATACAAAAGTATGAGTGTAAAAAAATAGAGACTTTCATAGGAACTATGCTATAAATGTAAGTTTTTAGGTTGAGTGATGTCTCAACATTTTATATTGTGGTCTCACTAAACGACTTTTCAAATGTCAATCTTCCTAACAAATGGTATTAAAGTTAATGGTATGTTTGGGGTATGGTAGAGTGTGCAGTCACAGACAAGGGTCCTGAAATAGGAATAATAGTGCAAGTATGAGCATGGGCAATGGTCTGTGGCGTATGAGGCAAAAGTTCATGGCACAAGTACAAACAAGAGTCTTTAGAATATGGACAAAGGTACAAGGTGCGAGCATGGACAGAATCCCGGGAGTAGGGAGTAAAGGTTCATGACACGAGCACAAATAAGAGTTATAGAATAAGGGCAAAAAGTGCATGCGCGGGTAAATACATATAGCCTACAAATGATAGACGGCACATAAGattgattaaaagaaaaaaaagcttatGTATATTTTAGTTGGAGTGTAGCaatatatatagtgatgaacTTACAAGTAAAAGAGAGATTAGTACATAGTATGCATGTGTGAGTATAAGAAGATTGAGtcccacattaaaaaaaaaaaaaaaaaaaaaaaaatgtcaaaattgtgagtgaataatatataaatcatAGTTGGACCAAATTTATAGGCTTGATGAGCTTTTGAGTTAAGTAATTGTAATCTCAATacaacttattttattttttatttttgtaatttgtacGTGTCAATATATACAAGCTAGATAGTAAA from Corylus avellana chromosome ca6, CavTom2PMs-1.0 includes the following:
- the LOC132184131 gene encoding ABC transporter G family member 11; the encoded protein is MRNNPAENEEAVGAEIEASKAAGNGIVVCGLSPLSETLWRDKATTEFVGDVSARLTWKDLTVMVTLSNGETQKVLEGLTGYAEPGSITALMGPSGSGKSTLLDALSSRLAANAFLSGTILLNGRKTKLSFGTAAYVTQDENLIGTLTVRETISYSARLRLPDKMPWSEKRALVESTIIEMGLQDCSDTVIGNWHLRGISGGEKRRVSIALEILMRPRLLFLDEPTSGLDSASAFFVTQTLRGLSRDGRTVIASIHQPSSEVFELFDQLYLLSGGKTVFFGQASEAYEFFAQAGFPCPALRNPSDHFLRCINSDFDKVKATLKGSMKLQFEASDDPLEKITTAEAIRTLIDFYRTSHFCYAAREKVDEISKVKGTVLDAGGSQASFFMQAFTLTKRSFINMSRDFGYYWLRLVIYIVVTICIGTIYLDIGTGYNSILARGSCASFVFGFVTFMSIGGFPSFVEDMKVFQRERLNGHYGVTAFVVGNTLSAMPFLILITFLSGTVCYFMVRLHPGFEHYIFFVLCLYASVAVVESLMMAIASIVPNFLMGIIIGAGIQGIFMLVSGYFRLPNDIPKPVWRYPMSYISFHFWALQGQYQNDLKGLMFDNQPPSTLKIPGEYILENVFQIDVHRSKWVDLSVIFSMIVVYRVIFFIMIKINEDVTPWIRGYIARRRMQQKNGNQNTIVSPNGLTQSPSLRTYANNGKK